A window from Cytobacillus sp. FSL H8-0458 encodes these proteins:
- a CDS encoding acyltransferase → MRKTERFPVEGGNSLWHVYKTVPFLKVVKNFIVIQLARYTPFLGMKNWLYRNFLRMKVGDQTSFALMVMLDVMFPEKISVGRNTVIGYNTTILAHEYLIKEYRLGRVEIGSEVMIGANSTILPGVIIGDGAIISAGTLVHKDVPAGAFAGGNPMRVIYTKEELAARWADDPIYGADKKKTPLA, encoded by the coding sequence ATGAGAAAAACGGAGCGTTTTCCGGTAGAGGGAGGCAATTCTCTCTGGCATGTGTATAAAACAGTTCCGTTCCTGAAGGTTGTCAAAAACTTTATTGTGATTCAGCTTGCGCGCTATACGCCATTTCTGGGCATGAAGAATTGGCTCTACCGTAATTTCCTGAGAATGAAGGTGGGGGACCAGACTTCATTTGCACTCATGGTCATGCTGGATGTCATGTTCCCGGAAAAAATAAGTGTCGGCCGCAACACGGTCATCGGCTACAACACGACAATCCTCGCTCATGAATATCTGATCAAGGAATACCGCCTCGGCCGGGTTGAAATTGGCAGTGAAGTCATGATTGGCGCTAATTCAACTATACTGCCGGGTGTCATAATCGGTGATGGTGCGATTATTTCAGCGGGAACGCTTGTCCATAAAGATGTCCCTGCTGGAGCTTTCGCTGGCGGCAACCCGATGCGTGTCATCTATACAAAAGAAGAGCTTGCCGCTCGCTGGGCGGACGATCCGATATATGGTGCAGATAAAAAGAAAACTCCGCTTGCTTAG
- a CDS encoding GntR family transcriptional regulator produces the protein MIDKQSPIPIYHQLEEYIKHLIENGKLKPDEAIPSEREYSEQYQISRMTVRQALNNLVNDGYLYRQKGRGTFVNKQKVEQKLQGLTSFTEDMKERGMVPSSRLISFEIIPAEPQLARKLDIKENTPVYEIKRVRMADNLPMALETTYLPANLVKGLTEEIINKSLYQHIEEKLSLTIREATQQIEASIAKETEVNHLQVDPGSPVLLIARTSFLEDGTPFELVKSAYRADRYKFVHTMQRAAK, from the coding sequence ATGATCGATAAGCAATCACCCATCCCGATATATCACCAATTGGAAGAGTATATTAAACATTTAATAGAAAACGGCAAGTTAAAGCCTGATGAAGCCATTCCTTCTGAGCGCGAGTATTCGGAGCAATATCAGATTAGCCGAATGACAGTCAGACAGGCATTAAATAACCTTGTCAATGATGGCTATTTATACAGGCAAAAAGGACGCGGAACTTTTGTCAACAAGCAGAAAGTCGAACAAAAGCTTCAGGGATTGACCAGCTTTACGGAAGATATGAAAGAGCGCGGCATGGTGCCGAGCAGCCGCCTAATATCCTTTGAAATCATTCCGGCCGAGCCGCAGCTGGCGAGAAAGCTTGATATAAAAGAAAACACACCGGTATATGAAATTAAACGGGTGCGGATGGCAGATAACCTGCCAATGGCGCTGGAAACCACCTACTTGCCTGCTAATCTCGTTAAAGGGCTTACGGAAGAAATCATCAACAAGTCACTTTATCAGCATATTGAAGAAAAACTGTCCCTTACCATCAGGGAAGCCACTCAGCAGATTGAAGCCTCAATCGCTAAGGAAACGGAGGTAAACCACCTGCAGGTAGACCCTGGATCTCCTGTACTCCTTATCGCCCGCACTTCCTTTTTAGAGGACGGCACACCTTTTGAGCTTGTAAAATCAGCATACCGTGCAGACCGCTACAAATTTGTTCATACGATGCAGCGCGCTGCAAAATAG
- the nagB gene encoding glucosamine-6-phosphate deaminase produces MKIIRTADYHDMSRKAAELMIDKVRRQPDMTLGLATGSTPKGVYAELIKDHQKNGTSYAKVTTINLDEYIGLPPTDPNSYRHFMNSELFDHLDIQLENTHLPNGAAEDISRECERYERLIKDLVDIDLQVLGIGRNGHIGFNEPGTAFNSRTHVVDLAESTRKANARFFRFIEDVPAQAITMGIASILDSREIILLASGPAKAEAIRQLVNEEPDEQFPASALKLHPNVTIIADEEALSLVRQD; encoded by the coding sequence TTGAAAATCATTCGAACAGCCGATTATCACGATATGAGCCGAAAAGCTGCCGAGCTGATGATTGATAAAGTCCGCCGGCAGCCTGATATGACATTAGGGCTTGCAACCGGAAGTACACCAAAAGGAGTTTATGCCGAACTGATTAAAGATCATCAGAAAAATGGCACTTCTTATGCAAAAGTCACGACGATTAATTTGGACGAGTATATCGGCCTGCCCCCAACTGATCCTAATAGCTACAGGCATTTCATGAATAGCGAACTATTTGATCATCTGGACATCCAGCTCGAAAACACGCATCTTCCCAATGGAGCCGCAGAAGATATTTCCAGGGAATGCGAACGGTATGAACGGCTGATCAAGGATCTGGTGGATATTGATCTGCAGGTGCTGGGAATCGGACGCAACGGACATATCGGGTTCAATGAACCGGGCACTGCCTTTAACAGCCGTACGCATGTCGTGGACCTTGCGGAAAGCACGCGTAAGGCTAACGCAAGATTTTTCAGGTTTATAGAAGACGTTCCAGCCCAAGCCATTACAATGGGAATCGCTTCGATTCTAGATAGCCGGGAAATCATCCTGCTCGCATCAGGACCAGCCAAAGCAGAAGCCATCAGACAATTGGTTAACGAAGAGCCTGATGAACAGTTTCCCGCGTCAGCCTTGAAGCTTCATCCGAATGTAACCATCATCGCAGATGAAGAAGCACTTAGCCTCGTCAGGCAGGACTGA
- the ppaX gene encoding pyrophosphatase PpaX yields MSINTLLFDLDGTLIDTNELIISSFLHTLGKYYPDRYQREDVLPFMGPTLHETFETINPEKVEEMISVYREYNIKNHDVLVKEFAGVFETVRTLKESGYKLGIVTTKVSNVVEKGLKLTNLDQFFDVVVTLDHVEKPKPDPEPILKALSLLDAKPEEAIMVGDNSHDIDGGKNAGTKTAGVAWTAKGREFLARFEPDYMLDNMADLLDILEAENQ; encoded by the coding sequence ATGAGCATTAACACATTATTATTTGACTTAGATGGAACACTGATTGACACAAACGAACTGATTATTTCTTCATTTTTGCATACTCTCGGAAAATATTATCCCGACCGCTATCAGCGGGAAGATGTACTTCCGTTCATGGGGCCTACCCTTCATGAAACATTTGAGACCATCAACCCTGAAAAAGTGGAGGAAATGATCTCGGTTTACCGGGAGTACAATATTAAGAACCACGACGTGCTTGTGAAGGAGTTTGCCGGCGTGTTTGAAACGGTTCGGACTTTAAAAGAATCAGGATATAAACTGGGCATTGTTACGACGAAAGTTTCCAATGTAGTTGAAAAGGGCTTAAAGCTGACAAATCTTGATCAGTTTTTCGATGTGGTTGTCACGCTGGATCATGTGGAGAAGCCAAAGCCGGATCCTGAGCCAATCTTGAAGGCGCTGAGCCTGCTGGATGCGAAGCCGGAGGAAGCCATTATGGTCGGCGATAATTCACACGATATCGATGGCGGAAAAAACGCCGGCACGAAAACGGCTGGGGTAGCCTGGACAGCGAAAGGCCGTGAATTCCTCGCGCGCTTTGAACCGGATTATATGCTGGACAATATGGCTGACCTGCTCGATATCCTTGAGGCAGAAAACCAATGA
- the nagA gene encoding N-acetylglucosamine-6-phosphate deacetylase: MSRLLLKNARILLENSTIDKGFILIENEQILQTGTLEELPATGQDTEIIELSPKHTISPGFIDVHIHGAGGSDTMDATFEALNTMAGVLPEEGTTSFLATTITQEKEKIEAALINAAHFQKDQNTPGKAEVIGIHLEGPFINEARGGAQPKDHILEPDIELFKRWQEAADGTIKLITLAPEKANGYEFIRYLSENGVVPSIGHSDAIFTEMEKAVQAGAKQVTHLFNGMRGMHHREPGVAGASLLFKELIVEMIADGIHVRPEMIKLALNAKGADGMILITDSMRAKCLKNGHYDLGGQDVKVENGQALLADGTLAGSILKMKDSIKNMIDFTDIQLHEAVQLASSNPARQLNIFDRKGSISEGKDADLVVLDENLEVAMTFCRGVKAFEREVKGN; encoded by the coding sequence ATGAGCCGTCTATTACTGAAAAATGCCAGAATCCTTCTGGAAAACAGCACGATTGATAAAGGTTTTATCTTAATAGAAAATGAACAAATCCTGCAGACTGGAACCTTGGAGGAGCTTCCTGCCACCGGCCAGGATACAGAAATTATAGAACTTTCCCCTAAGCACACAATCAGTCCGGGGTTTATTGATGTCCACATACATGGCGCTGGCGGTTCTGATACGATGGATGCTACATTTGAAGCGCTGAACACGATGGCCGGCGTTTTGCCTGAAGAAGGGACTACAAGCTTCCTGGCCACAACCATCACACAGGAAAAAGAAAAAATAGAAGCGGCACTGATCAATGCGGCCCACTTTCAAAAAGACCAAAATACTCCCGGCAAGGCGGAAGTAATCGGAATCCACCTTGAGGGACCGTTTATTAACGAAGCAAGAGGCGGAGCCCAGCCGAAGGATCATATCCTTGAGCCTGATATTGAACTCTTTAAGCGCTGGCAGGAAGCTGCGGACGGGACTATCAAGCTGATCACACTAGCACCAGAAAAGGCAAATGGCTATGAATTTATCCGCTATTTAAGTGAAAATGGCGTTGTCCCTTCAATCGGCCATAGTGATGCCATTTTTACCGAAATGGAAAAGGCTGTTCAGGCTGGAGCTAAACAGGTGACCCACCTGTTTAACGGAATGAGAGGCATGCATCACCGTGAACCTGGTGTTGCCGGCGCTTCGCTTTTATTTAAGGAATTGATCGTTGAAATGATCGCTGACGGCATCCATGTCCGGCCAGAGATGATCAAGCTTGCACTAAACGCCAAAGGCGCTGATGGCATGATCCTGATAACAGATTCGATGAGAGCCAAATGCCTGAAAAATGGCCATTATGATCTTGGCGGACAGGATGTAAAGGTCGAAAATGGCCAGGCACTGCTTGCTGACGGCACATTGGCTGGAAGCATTTTAAAAATGAAAGACTCCATAAAAAATATGATTGACTTTACAGATATACAGCTGCATGAAGCTGTCCAGCTTGCGAGCAGCAACCCGGCCAGACAGCTCAATATTTTCGACCGGAAAGGCAGCATTTCAGAAGGCAAGGATGCGGACCTGGTTGTACTTGATGAGAACCTTGAGGTTGCCATGACCTTCTGCCGAGGCGTCAAAGCCTTTGAACGTGAGGTGAAAGGGAATTGA
- the murQ gene encoding N-acetylmuramic acid 6-phosphate etherase, with protein sequence MNITKLNTEQRNPKTMEIDLMTTEEIITIINQEDTIVPNAIAREIPHIVKVVDEITESFKKGGRLIYVGAGTSGRLGIIDASECPPTYGTDPEMVVGIIAGGKEAMTEAVEGAEDDREQGRKDVADIQLSDKDVLVGIAASGRTPYTIGALQYGNEVGAVTVAVACTKDSEMGKISKYTIAPITGPEVVTGSTRMKAGTAQKLVLNMLTTASMIKLGKVYGNLMVDVQMTNEKLFKRAENIVKMATGASDEEARSALKEQNYHTKAAILQILTGLKGEAAAELLKKHNGYLREAAADTK encoded by the coding sequence ATGAATATAACAAAGCTGAATACAGAGCAGCGAAACCCAAAAACAATGGAAATTGATTTAATGACAACAGAAGAAATTATTACAATCATAAATCAGGAGGATACAATTGTTCCTAATGCCATCGCAAGAGAAATCCCTCACATTGTAAAAGTGGTGGATGAAATTACAGAGAGTTTTAAAAAAGGGGGCCGCTTAATTTACGTTGGAGCCGGCACCTCAGGACGCCTTGGCATTATCGATGCTTCAGAATGTCCGCCGACATATGGAACAGACCCTGAAATGGTTGTCGGCATTATCGCCGGCGGCAAGGAAGCCATGACTGAGGCGGTTGAAGGCGCTGAGGATGACAGGGAGCAGGGACGCAAGGATGTTGCAGATATTCAATTATCGGACAAGGATGTGCTTGTCGGCATTGCGGCGAGCGGCCGTACACCGTACACAATCGGAGCTCTTCAATACGGAAATGAAGTCGGTGCGGTTACTGTTGCTGTTGCCTGCACGAAAGACTCTGAAATGGGAAAAATCTCTAAATATACGATAGCACCCATCACAGGTCCTGAGGTTGTTACAGGCTCTACAAGAATGAAGGCCGGAACTGCACAAAAGCTGGTCCTGAACATGCTTACGACAGCTTCCATGATCAAACTGGGAAAAGTGTACGGCAATTTGATGGTAGATGTGCAGATGACAAATGAGAAGCTGTTTAAACGTGCTGAAAATATCGTCAAAATGGCTACAGGTGCATCTGATGAAGAGGCCCGGTCCGCACTTAAAGAACAAAACTATCATACGAAGGCCGCGATTCTTCAGATTTTAACAGGATTAAAAGGTGAAGCAGCCGCCGAGCTTCTGAAAAAGCATAATGGCTATTTACGGGAAGCAGCTGCAGATACAAAATAA
- the hprK gene encoding HPr(Ser) kinase/phosphatase: MVKVRTKDIIEKFGLELIAGEEGINRPITTSDISRPGLEMAGYFDYYPAERIQLIGKTELSFVETLTNSEREIRLERLCTDITPGIIVTRGLDIPEELIEAAERESVPLLRSKQKTTRFSSLLTNFLESKLAPTTAVHGVLVDIYGVGVLITGKSGVGKSETALELVKRGHRLVADDCVEIRQEDEDYLVGNSPELIEHLLEIRGLGIINVMTLFGAGAVRSYKKISVVMNLELWDPKKQYDRLGLDEEKMKIIDTEITKLTIPVRPGRNLAVIIEVAAMNFRLKRMGMNAAEQFTNRLSDVIEDGDHDDR; the protein is encoded by the coding sequence TTGGTAAAAGTGCGCACGAAAGATATTATTGAAAAATTTGGGCTCGAATTGATTGCCGGAGAGGAAGGCATTAACCGGCCGATCACAACGAGTGATATTTCTCGTCCTGGCCTGGAGATGGCAGGTTATTTTGATTATTATCCGGCTGAACGCATTCAATTAATTGGAAAAACGGAACTTTCTTTCGTTGAAACGCTAACTAATTCTGAGCGGGAGATCCGGCTTGAACGGCTCTGTACAGATATTACGCCCGGCATAATCGTAACGAGAGGGCTTGATATACCTGAAGAACTGATTGAAGCAGCCGAGAGAGAATCAGTTCCGCTGCTTCGATCCAAGCAAAAAACGACGCGTTTCTCCAGCTTGCTGACAAACTTTCTGGAAAGCAAGCTTGCTCCAACAACAGCTGTTCACGGCGTGCTTGTTGATATTTATGGGGTGGGGGTACTGATAACAGGTAAAAGTGGAGTAGGTAAAAGCGAGACGGCACTCGAACTGGTAAAGCGCGGACACCGTCTGGTTGCGGATGACTGCGTGGAGATCAGGCAGGAAGATGAGGATTATCTGGTAGGTAATTCACCGGAATTGATCGAACATCTGCTTGAGATCCGCGGTCTTGGCATTATCAATGTTATGACATTGTTCGGTGCTGGAGCTGTCCGCAGCTATAAAAAAATCTCTGTGGTTATGAATTTGGAGCTGTGGGATCCGAAAAAACAGTATGATCGTCTCGGCCTTGATGAAGAAAAAATGAAAATCATCGATACGGAGATTACGAAGCTGACCATTCCGGTAAGACCCGGACGAAATCTCGCTGTCATCATAGAAGTGGCAGCAATGAATTTCCGCTTAAAGAGAATGGGGATGAATGCAGCGGAGCAGTTCACGAACCGTCTGTCTGATGTGATTGAGGACGGAGACCATGATGATCGTTAA
- a CDS encoding DUF871 domain-containing protein has product MLGISVYLSEERQDRNAEWIEKAASHGLTSIFTSLHIPEDDHSTYKHLLQNLGALAKQHHMELLADVSPQSLGHLGLSWDSIDTLLEWGLNGIRADYGFTSEQIVELSKKMKLGINASTISAEELHEWMELGLKTNNIEAWHNFYPRPETGLDKDFLIERNKLLKGTGITTMAFVPGDGELRGPIFAGLPTLEKHRGSTPAAAAVELMNSCWTDKVLIGDHSVKDGTLVQLAKIAEGAVPLRVELIGGQIYEDLFNKPHTNRMDPARDVARSVESRSYAGQGLKKWEPVNQLERDKGSVTVDNILYGRYAGEMQITLADLPRDERVNVIARVIEEDMPLLDQIKAGTKFQLLVRDK; this is encoded by the coding sequence ATGCTTGGAATATCAGTTTATTTATCAGAAGAGCGGCAGGATCGAAATGCGGAATGGATAGAAAAGGCGGCTTCACACGGCCTCACATCCATTTTCACATCCCTCCACATTCCCGAAGATGACCACAGCACTTATAAACATTTGCTTCAGAATCTTGGGGCCTTGGCAAAGCAGCATCATATGGAACTCCTCGCAGATGTTTCCCCTCAATCATTGGGCCATTTAGGATTGAGCTGGGATTCGATTGATACACTTCTCGAATGGGGCCTTAACGGAATACGGGCTGATTACGGCTTCACTTCTGAACAGATTGTTGAACTCTCAAAAAAAATGAAACTTGGAATCAATGCCAGCACCATCTCTGCTGAAGAATTGCATGAGTGGATGGAACTGGGATTAAAAACCAATAATATAGAAGCCTGGCATAACTTTTACCCGCGGCCAGAAACCGGTTTGGATAAAGACTTCTTAATAGAGCGAAATAAGCTCCTAAAAGGTACGGGAATAACTACCATGGCATTTGTGCCTGGTGACGGGGAGCTTCGCGGTCCCATTTTTGCCGGTTTGCCTACTCTAGAAAAACACCGGGGCTCAACACCTGCTGCTGCTGCGGTCGAACTGATGAACAGCTGCTGGACAGACAAGGTATTGATTGGTGACCATTCTGTAAAAGACGGGACTCTTGTACAGCTGGCGAAAATCGCGGAAGGTGCCGTGCCTCTCCGGGTCGAGCTGATCGGCGGACAAATCTATGAGGATCTTTTTAATAAACCACATACAAACCGGATGGATCCTGCCCGAGATGTTGCAAGGTCTGTTGAATCAAGATCATATGCCGGGCAGGGATTAAAAAAATGGGAACCTGTGAACCAGCTGGAACGTGATAAAGGCAGTGTTACAGTCGATAATATTCTATACGGCCGATACGCAGGAGAGATGCAAATTACGTTAGCAGATCTCCCTCGGGACGAACGCGTGAATGTAATCGCCAGAGTAATAGAAGAAGATATGCCCCTGCTGGATCAGATTAAGGCAGGAACTAAATTTCAATTACTAGTGAGGGATAAATAA
- a CDS encoding N-acetylmuramoyl-L-alanine amidase produces MKIILDAGHGYSTPGKRGPDGMREYEFNRAVASLAKEMLGKYQNTEVFFAHSDERDVPLVERTSLANTQNADCYVSIHANAYGTGEWNSAGGIETYVYPSKPREALALAQKIQRNLISSTGLRDRGVKTADFHVLRETKMTAVLVECGFMTNKEEASLLRTPIYRKRCAQAIVKAIAEQYGLRKHDRIKQYKVQVAFSEKQLAEKLAGNLQKDGFNATIVE; encoded by the coding sequence ATGAAGATCATATTGGATGCCGGACATGGATATAGCACCCCCGGCAAACGTGGCCCTGATGGAATGAGAGAATATGAATTCAACCGTGCAGTCGCCAGCCTTGCAAAGGAGATGCTGGGAAAGTATCAGAATACAGAGGTTTTCTTTGCCCACTCCGATGAACGGGACGTGCCGCTTGTCGAAAGGACCTCCCTGGCAAATACTCAAAACGCTGACTGCTATGTGTCCATCCATGCCAATGCGTACGGAACAGGCGAATGGAACAGCGCAGGCGGAATTGAAACATATGTCTACCCTTCCAAGCCTAGAGAAGCATTGGCATTAGCCCAAAAGATCCAGCGAAACTTAATCAGTTCTACAGGCTTGCGGGACCGGGGAGTTAAAACAGCTGATTTCCATGTGCTGCGTGAGACAAAAATGACTGCAGTTCTTGTGGAATGCGGTTTTATGACTAATAAAGAGGAAGCCTCCCTTCTCCGGACTCCCATCTACCGAAAACGCTGTGCACAGGCTATTGTAAAAGCAATTGCCGAACAATATGGCTTAAGAAAGCATGATAGAATCAAACAATACAAAGTTCAAGTTGCCTTTTCCGAAAAGCAGCTCGCCGAGAAGCTTGCCGGAAATCTGCAGAAGGATGGCTTTAATGCGACCATTGTTGAATAG
- a CDS encoding PTS transporter subunit EIIC: MRKEERLAKEITEQLGGTGNIAELASCMTRLRVKPVDESKVNLNGIKDIDGVMGVVEAETLQIILGPGIVTKVADEVSRMTGKNVSSVDDDEEIDTSLEGLAARTKAGLNEKNATPFKLFLRKIASIFIPLIPAIVASGLIAGINNVIIKSGGDPESALVQMLDLIGWGLFGYLGVFVGINTAKEFGGSPALGGAAGILLINPGLANITLFGEALVPGRGGLIGVMLAAALVAFLEKRIRRVVPSAIDIIVTPTLALLITGFATFFILQPVGGFLSDIITKGLLGILDVGGILAGLVLAGTFLPLVVTGLHQGLTPVHMELINSIGDDPLLPILAMGGAGQVGAAFAIYFKTKNARLKRVIKGGLPVGMLGIGEPLIFGVTLPLGRPFLTACLGAAVGGAFQAFFKIATVAIGVSGIPLAFLVHTNQIILYLIGLLIAYAFGFLFTWLFGFKEEMAKNI; the protein is encoded by the coding sequence ATGCGTAAAGAAGAACGCTTGGCGAAAGAGATTACGGAGCAGTTGGGCGGCACCGGCAATATTGCGGAACTGGCCTCCTGCATGACCCGTCTTCGCGTGAAGCCGGTCGATGAAAGCAAAGTCAACCTGAATGGCATCAAGGATATTGACGGCGTTATGGGTGTTGTGGAAGCAGAAACTCTCCAAATCATTCTCGGGCCAGGCATCGTCACCAAGGTAGCTGACGAAGTTTCCAGAATGACAGGCAAAAATGTTTCTTCCGTTGATGATGATGAAGAGATTGATACTTCATTGGAAGGACTGGCAGCCCGGACGAAAGCCGGACTCAATGAGAAAAACGCTACTCCTTTCAAGCTGTTTTTACGAAAAATTGCAAGTATCTTCATCCCGCTGATTCCAGCTATTGTTGCTTCCGGTTTGATTGCAGGGATCAACAATGTAATCATCAAATCAGGCGGAGATCCGGAATCTGCGCTTGTGCAAATGCTTGATCTGATTGGCTGGGGTTTATTCGGTTACCTGGGCGTATTTGTTGGTATTAACACGGCAAAGGAATTTGGAGGATCTCCTGCTCTTGGAGGTGCGGCCGGTATTCTATTAATCAACCCTGGCCTAGCCAATATCACTCTTTTTGGTGAAGCACTTGTCCCTGGCCGCGGAGGACTTATTGGAGTCATGCTCGCTGCGGCATTGGTGGCCTTTTTGGAAAAGAGAATCCGCAGAGTCGTTCCTTCAGCTATTGATATAATCGTAACACCGACACTTGCGTTATTAATTACAGGCTTTGCAACATTCTTCATTCTGCAGCCTGTTGGCGGATTCCTATCAGATATTATTACTAAAGGCCTGCTTGGCATACTTGATGTCGGCGGCATACTGGCTGGTTTAGTACTTGCCGGAACATTCCTTCCTCTAGTTGTAACTGGTTTGCATCAAGGTTTAACACCAGTTCACATGGAATTGATTAACTCAATCGGCGATGACCCGCTGCTGCCAATTCTTGCAATGGGCGGTGCCGGCCAGGTAGGTGCGGCATTCGCCATTTATTTCAAAACAAAGAATGCCCGTCTGAAGAGAGTGATTAAAGGCGGACTTCCGGTTGGAATGCTCGGCATAGGCGAGCCGCTTATTTTCGGGGTTACCCTGCCGCTGGGGCGCCCGTTCCTGACAGCATGTCTCGGAGCTGCTGTGGGCGGTGCTTTCCAGGCATTCTTCAAAATTGCTACAGTAGCCATCGGAGTTTCCGGCATACCGCTTGCCTTCCTCGTTCACACCAATCAAATCATACTGTATCTGATTGGCCTATTAATTGCCTATGCTTTCGGCTTCCTGTTCACATGGCTGTTCGGATTCAAAGAGGAAATGGCTAAGAATATATAA
- the lgt gene encoding prolipoprotein diacylglyceryl transferase encodes MENSIQPLDPIAISLGPIQVHWYGLIIGLGIALALIIAMREGERRGLPKDIFADLMLWAIPIAIISARIYYVIFQWDFYSQNPGEIIKIWNGGIAIHGALIGSVITAYVFAKKKKISFWKLADIAAPSIILGQAIGRWGNFMNQEAHGREVSRAFLENMHLPEFIINQMYINGAYYHPTFLYESIWNIIGFIILILLRRANLRRGELFLSYVIWYSIGRFFVEGLRTDSLMLTENLRIAQTISIVLIIVALVLIFYRRAEGLAKARYLDKAEGK; translated from the coding sequence ATGGAAAATAGTATTCAGCCGTTAGATCCGATTGCCATTTCCCTTGGACCGATACAGGTCCACTGGTATGGCCTGATTATCGGCCTTGGCATTGCATTGGCTCTCATTATCGCGATGAGAGAAGGGGAAAGAAGGGGACTTCCTAAAGACATCTTTGCTGATTTAATGCTGTGGGCCATTCCCATTGCTATTATTTCCGCCAGGATCTATTATGTTATATTTCAATGGGATTTTTACTCGCAGAATCCGGGTGAAATCATCAAAATATGGAATGGCGGAATTGCCATTCATGGAGCCTTGATTGGTTCTGTCATCACCGCTTATGTTTTTGCAAAGAAAAAGAAAATATCGTTCTGGAAGCTTGCTGATATTGCAGCGCCAAGCATCATTTTGGGGCAGGCAATCGGACGCTGGGGAAACTTCATGAATCAGGAGGCGCACGGAAGGGAAGTCAGCCGGGCATTCCTTGAAAATATGCATCTGCCTGAATTTATCATTAACCAGATGTATATTAACGGAGCTTACTATCATCCGACGTTTTTATATGAATCCATCTGGAATATCATCGGATTTATCATTCTTATATTATTAAGAAGAGCAAACTTAAGGCGCGGGGAGCTTTTCCTTTCGTATGTTATCTGGTATTCGATCGGGCGTTTCTTCGTAGAAGGCCTCCGTACCGACAGCCTGATGCTTACTGAAAATTTGAGGATTGCTCAGACGATATCTATTGTACTTATTATAGTGGCGCTGGTTCTGATTTTTTATAGAAGAGCAGAAGGTCTTGCCAAAGCCCGTTATTTGGATAAAGCCGAGGGGAAATAA
- a CDS encoding nucleoside recognition domain-containing protein translates to MLFESSKRGLMAGLKTTWTLGKVIFPVTLIVALLQHTPVLPWVIKLITPLMNLIGLSGDAAIPLVLGNFLNLYAGIGAILTLDLTVKEVFIIAVMLSFSHNMLIETGVALKVGVKLWVVLTVRFGLALLSAIVINLVWQGGSETAKYGFIPAKEEQVSGALPIVLDALQTALLGILQLAIIVIPLMIIIQILKDKQWLAVFSRWMAPVTRALGMKENTSTTLAAGLLIGLAYGAGVMIQAVEEDGVSKKDVTIAFIFLVACHAVVEDTLIFVPLGIPVLPLLLIRLGVAIILTLVVAMIWNRADLAKRKEATYEH, encoded by the coding sequence ATGCTGTTTGAATCATCCAAAAGGGGGCTGATGGCCGGCTTAAAAACAACATGGACACTCGGGAAAGTCATATTCCCGGTTACGCTGATTGTGGCACTCCTTCAGCATACGCCAGTGCTTCCATGGGTTATCAAGCTGATCACGCCCCTTATGAATCTGATCGGGCTGTCAGGAGATGCAGCCATACCGCTTGTTTTGGGGAACTTCTTGAATTTGTATGCCGGGATCGGAGCGATCTTAACGCTCGATCTAACGGTTAAAGAAGTGTTTATTATTGCCGTCATGCTGTCGTTTTCACATAATATGCTGATTGAAACAGGAGTCGCTTTGAAGGTTGGCGTTAAGCTTTGGGTCGTTCTTACCGTCCGTTTCGGATTGGCGCTGTTAAGCGCCATTGTTATCAACCTTGTTTGGCAGGGTGGATCCGAAACGGCTAAGTACGGATTTATTCCGGCAAAAGAAGAGCAGGTATCCGGGGCATTGCCAATCGTGCTAGATGCACTGCAGACTGCTTTGCTCGGCATTCTCCAGCTTGCCATCATCGTCATCCCGCTGATGATCATTATTCAGATTTTAAAAGATAAGCAATGGCTTGCTGTCTTTTCAAGATGGATGGCGCCTGTGACCAGGGCACTTGGAATGAAAGAAAATACGTCTACAACCCTTGCAGCTGGATTGCTGATTGGCCTTGCCTATGGGGCGGGTGTCATGATCCAGGCTGTAGAGGAAGATGGCGTCAGCAAAAAAGATGTAACGATCGCATTTATTTTCCTTGTAGCCTGCCACGCGGTCGTTGAAGATACTTTGATTTTTGTGCCGCTTGGCATTCCGGTCTTGCCGCTTCTGCTGATCCGCCTGGGTGTGGCAATCATTCTGACACTGGTGGTGGCGATGATTTGGAACCGTGCTGATTTGGCAAAAAGAAAGGAAGCAACATATGAGCATTAA